In Monodelphis domestica isolate mMonDom1 chromosome 1, mMonDom1.pri, whole genome shotgun sequence, the sequence AGTTATAAAGTgtgagaagactagaaagggaaagggggaaggggagcaggAAGTGATCTAATTCAACCTGacctttgggaaaatcactttaatagcTGAGAGGATTGGAGTGGAGGGTTTGAGGCAGGccattacaatagtccaggtatgaggtgatgagggcttgtaTCAGTGGGTtagcaatgtcagaggagagatgtCATGAAGATTACTAAACAGTGCACATCCTTTGACctactgctaggtttataccccatccccaaaattaaaggaaagaggaaaaggtctcATGTATTAAAAGTATTTCTAGaatctttctttgtggtggcataaaactggaaatcaaaagaatgctcatcaattgaggaatgagtgaataaattattgcaaatgaatgtgatagaatattattattgcattgtaagaaaagaggaaatagatgattccaaaaacatggaaaagatTATACAAACTGATGCagtgtgaagtgagcagaaccaggaaggtAACATACTCTAATATCAATAGTATAAAAATAAACGATTTTGAGGACGtaaaaattaagaaggaaataaacagaaactagAGCAATTTATGCAATAACAACACAACTATAAAGACAAACATATGAATTCTAATCAGTGAAATAACTGGGAAGAATCAATAATGAACCATGACATCTTCCTCCTGACTGATTCTCTAGACAGCCAGAAAAAAGTCTGGTGAGTCGTTTTGCTTGATCAAGCAAAATTGTTAAAAggaattgtttctctttctcctctcctctcctctcctctcctctcctctcctctcctctcctctcctcccctctcctctcctctcctctcttctcctctcctttctcttctcttctcttctcttctctcctctcttctcctctcctttctcttctcttctcttctcttctcttctcttctcttctcttctcttctcttctcttctcttctcttctcttctcttctcttctcttctcttctcttctcttctcttctcttccttctctctctgtcaaataagatgttaattaattaattattattattatttgctttggtctggattcagactccatcagttctttttctttcttttttttaaatggaaattctttagttaacttagaatattttcccatggttacatgattcatgttctttccctcccattctcccccccccaacGGGTAATTCCATGGGGTTTTaattgtgtctttgatcaagacctatttccatgttattgataattgcactagagtgatgTTTAGAGTCTCTATCCCCAATTATCTACCCAtcaacacatgtgatcaagcagttgtttttcttctgtgtttctactcccacagttcttcctttgaatgtggatagtgttctttctcctatagatgttaattttaaaaaatgtaacccTCTTTAAAAATAGAGGGGTTGGGCGGGCCGCGGGACGCCGTGTTCCCACAATGCTCCCGGGTGGTGCCAACGCCTCCACCGCCACTGCCGCCAGTACCGCCACCTCCTCTGCCACTAGTGGGAGAAGATGGCGGAGGGAGGAGCTGCGGATCTGGACACCCAGCAGTCCGACATCGCTACGCTGCTCAAAACCTCGCTTAGAAAGGGGACACCTGGTATTTAGTGGATAGTCGGTTCAAACAGTGGAAAAAATATGTTGGGTTTGACAGTTGGGACAAATACCAGATGGGAGATCAGAATGTGTACCCTGGTCCCATTGATAATTCTGGACTCCTTAAAGATGCTGATGCTCAGTCCCTTAAGGAACATCTTATTGATGAATTGGATTATATTCTATTGCCAACAGAAGGCTGGAATAAACTTGTCAGCTGGTACACATTGATGGAGGGTCAGGAACCAATAGCACGCAAGGTGGTTGAACAGGGTATGTTTGTAAAGCACTGCAAAGTAGAAGTATATCTAACAGAATTAAAGCTGTGTGAAAATGGAAATACGAACAATGTTGTAACACGAAGATTTAGCAAAGCTGACACAATAgatacaattaaaaaagaaataagaaaaatcttCAATATTCCAGATGAAAAAGAGACCAGATTATGGAATAAATACTTGAGTAATACATTTGAACCACTAAATAAGCCAGACAGTAGCATCCAGGATGCTGGTTTATATCAAGGACAGATGCTAGTAATAGAGCAGAAAAATGAAGATGGAACATGGCCAAGGGGTCCTTCAACTCGTAATGTGAAAAATTCAAACTATTGTCTCCCATCATACACTACTTATAAGAACTATGATTATTCAGAGCCaggaagaaacaatgaacagCCTGGCCTCTGTGGCCTAAGTAACTTGGGAAATCCATGTTTCATGAATTCAGCTATTCAGTGTTTGAGCAACACCCCTCCACCTACTGAATATTTCCTCAGTGATAAGTACCAAGAAGAACTGAATTTTGACAATCCCTTAGGAATGAGAGGTGAAATAGCAAAATCTTACGCTGAACTCATCAAGTAAATGTGGCCTGGAAAATACAGCTATGTCACCCCAAGAGCCTTTAAGACACAGGTGGGACGTTTTGCACCTCAGTTTTCTGGGTATCAACAGCAAGACTGCCAAGAATTACTAGCTTTCCTCTTAGATGGTCTACATGAGGATTTgaatagaattaggaaaaaacctTATATTCAATTGAAAGATGCTGATGGAAGGCCTGACAAGGTTGTTGCTGAAGAAGCCTGGGAAAACGACTTAAAAAGAAATGATTCTATCATAGTAGATATATTTCATGGCCTTTTCAAGTCAACCTTAGTTTGTCCTGAGTGCGCTAAGATTTCAGTAACATTTGATCCTTTTTGTTACTTGACTCTTCCACTGCCTATGAAAAAAGAGCGTACCTTGGAAGTTTATTTAGTTAGAATGGATCCACTTACCAAACCTATGCAGGTAAATATTATTGTTTCCAGGTAAATAGCACTATTTATGTCCTGcttataacattcaaagaaattaattttgaaCCTTCATTTTCAAACCCAGTTTAGGTGGAATTTATGAGCTCAAGAATTTTAAGCATCATAAtttttagaatattaaaaaatttcatGATGGTGTGgtatttttttcccaataaaagtcccaaccctcaaggagcttacattctattgtgtaaaaaatagactcgaatacaggactacaatccccatgagcctttgctccacttccccagaatgccttgtaatctcacctgggccgagatcaagaaggtatttaagctgattcaaaggcttttgaggggctcttggctctttttggacttccattttggagcagattcgtctcttgcatgatgtgaggttattttgtctaggcctctggcctaggcacatgtttcttacttgtatattctttaatctttagcctttaataaacctctaaaaaatataatactccttgcagagagaaactaatttctacctgcctcagtctccccatctcccctaaattttaatctttacaattgtgTTTTCTCACAAGTATGTATTAGATAGCTGCATTCTTTCACTCAGTTTTGTCCCAGAATGTGATAC encodes:
- the LOC100030326 gene encoding LOW QUALITY PROTEIN: ubiquitin carboxyl-terminal hydrolase 15-like (The sequence of the model RefSeq protein was modified relative to this genomic sequence to represent the inferred CDS: inserted 1 base in 1 codon; substituted 1 base at 1 genomic stop codon); this translates as MAEGGAADLDTQQSDIATLLKTSLXKGDTWYLVDSRFKQWKKYVGFDSWDKYQMGDQNVYPGPIDNSGLLKDADAQSLKEHLIDELDYILLPTEGWNKLVSWYTLMEGQEPIARKVVEQGMFVKHCKVEVYLTELKLCENGNTNNVVTRRFSKADTIDTIKKEIRKIFNIPDEKETRLWNKYLSNTFEPLNKPDSSIQDAGLYQGQMLVIEQKNEDGTWPRGPSTRNVKNSNYCLPSYTTYKNYDYSEPGRNNEQPGLCGLSNLGNPCFMNSAIQCLSNTPPPTEYFLSDKYQEELNFDNPLGMRGEIAKSYAELIKXMWPGKYSYVTPRAFKTQVGRFAPQFSGYQQQDCQELLAFLLDGLHEDLNRIRKKPYIQLKDADGRPDKVVAEEAWENDLKRNDSIIVDIFHGLFKSTLVCPECAKISVTFDPFCYLTLPLPMKKERTLEVYLVRMDPLTKPMQVNIIVSR